A DNA window from Xanthomonas campestris pv. campestris str. ATCC 33913 contains the following coding sequences:
- a CDS encoding lamin tail domain-containing protein, whose protein sequence is MQVLQRRAALFVCALAFAGHASAEVVISQVYGGGGNSGATLRSDFIELHNTGTTTVSLDGWSVQYASAAGSSWQTTPLAGTVPAGGYYLIKQADGSGGSVALPTPDATGTLAMSGTAGKVALRNSTAALSGTCPTEYADLVGYGSNASCAEGNAPAPAPSNTLAVLRGGEGCSDTNNNAADFAAGAPAPRNAASGARLCSGGGQPIATLADASQAEGNAGSRSVVFTLSLSQPAGAGGVRFTAATANGTAVAGSDYVALPATGVQIAAGERTATVAVEVLGDTTPEPDETFTLQISGLTGALPAKLSATGTIVNDDFQLLPIHAIQGKGARSPLDGQVVATSGIVTARRSAGFFLQAPTAEADADPATSEGVYVYTGSAPPDTAAIGNRVRVQGTVIEYVPTADPTQPPLTEIGGVLTVLLDSTGNALPEPVLLSAALPNPNGAFDQLEALEGMRVAAPSLTVNAPTGGNVNETTATATSNGVFHAVVSELPRAFREPGVQLPDPLPAGSPAGVPRWNTNPEVIAVGSAGVGAERLDLAAGCRVFNVVGPLDYSFRRYTLYPERTPQVSCNGADQPRPAPRPQADDVAVATYNMERFFDDQNDPAIGEPVLTPAAFQARLNKASLAIRNYLHTPDILGTVEVENISVLQTLAARINADAVAAGQQDPKYVAYLQEGNDVGGIDVGFLVKTADVSGGVPRVEVVSVAQEGKATTWTEPGGAVSLLNDRPPLVLSTRVHQADGRVLPLTTIVVHQRSLNGAETDDAAGTRIRAKRQAQASYLARLLQARQQLDPAERVLVMGDFNAFEFNDGYVDAMGTVTGKPAADAQTVVSGDGIDLVDPDYTDLTWFNTPDQSYSYAFDGNVQSLDHILANDALMRASNIASLSVGHARINADFPGTARNDANTPTRLSDHDPTVVLLRMTPQVNADMRVAVTAARDQVLEGERIDYTVDVENGGPNSAAFPAVALAFDAAVSPRVTAAPGWTCNPPETGSQTVLTCTAPSLAAGNAQSFTVQLDAGADLAGRTLTLAASVASQSPDPQPDNNTDTAKVAVQARLRSDLAVRLEGPASLPTTAFNASYRVLLDNRGNAPATGVSVRVEGNTLSALSLLVPPRGWRCDKQLQSLRSAVFVCTTAAALQPGAQTAFQLTVATKPIPAERAVQVQATASSSSPDANPADNAARISTPIGGGAGRR, encoded by the coding sequence ATGCAAGTGTTGCAGCGTCGTGCAGCCTTATTCGTCTGTGCGCTGGCGTTTGCCGGCCACGCCAGCGCCGAAGTCGTCATCAGCCAGGTCTACGGCGGTGGCGGCAACAGTGGCGCCACCCTCCGCAGCGATTTCATCGAGCTGCACAACACCGGCACCACCACGGTCAGCCTGGACGGCTGGTCGGTGCAATACGCCTCGGCCGCCGGCAGCAGCTGGCAGACCACGCCATTGGCGGGCACGGTGCCGGCCGGTGGCTATTACCTGATCAAACAGGCCGATGGCAGCGGCGGCAGCGTTGCGCTGCCCACGCCCGATGCCACCGGCACGCTGGCCATGAGCGGCACCGCTGGCAAGGTGGCGTTGCGCAACAGCACCGCCGCGCTGAGCGGCACCTGCCCCACCGAATACGCTGATCTGGTCGGCTACGGCAGCAATGCCAGCTGCGCCGAAGGCAACGCGCCCGCCCCGGCACCCAGCAACACGCTGGCGGTGCTGCGTGGCGGCGAAGGCTGCAGCGACACCAACAACAACGCCGCCGACTTCGCCGCTGGCGCCCCGGCCCCACGCAATGCCGCCAGCGGCGCACGGCTGTGCAGCGGTGGCGGCCAGCCGATCGCCACGCTGGCCGATGCCAGCCAGGCCGAAGGCAACGCCGGCAGCCGCAGCGTCGTATTCACGCTGAGCCTGAGCCAGCCGGCCGGTGCCGGTGGCGTGCGCTTCACCGCCGCTACCGCCAATGGCACCGCCGTGGCCGGCAGCGACTACGTGGCCCTGCCGGCCACCGGCGTGCAGATCGCCGCAGGCGAGCGCACTGCGACCGTCGCGGTGGAGGTGCTGGGCGACACCACGCCCGAGCCCGATGAAACCTTCACCCTGCAGATCAGCGGCCTCACCGGCGCGCTGCCGGCTAAGCTGAGCGCCACCGGCACCATCGTCAACGACGATTTCCAGCTGCTGCCGATCCACGCCATCCAGGGCAAGGGCGCACGCTCGCCGCTGGATGGCCAGGTGGTGGCGACCTCCGGGATCGTCACTGCGCGCCGCAGCGCCGGCTTCTTCCTGCAGGCGCCCACGGCCGAAGCCGATGCCGACCCGGCCACCTCCGAAGGCGTCTACGTCTATACCGGCAGCGCCCCGCCGGACACCGCCGCCATCGGCAACCGGGTGCGCGTGCAGGGCACGGTGATCGAATACGTGCCCACCGCCGACCCGACCCAGCCGCCGCTGACCGAAATTGGCGGCGTCCTGACCGTGCTGCTGGATTCCACCGGCAACGCGCTGCCTGAGCCCGTGCTGCTGAGCGCGGCCCTGCCCAACCCGAATGGCGCCTTTGATCAGCTCGAAGCGCTGGAAGGCATGCGCGTGGCGGCGCCCAGCCTCACCGTCAATGCGCCCACCGGTGGCAACGTCAACGAGACCACCGCCACCGCCACCAGCAACGGCGTTTTCCATGCCGTGGTCAGCGAATTGCCGCGCGCCTTCCGCGAGCCCGGCGTGCAACTGCCCGACCCCTTGCCGGCCGGCTCGCCGGCGGGCGTGCCGCGCTGGAACACCAATCCGGAAGTGATCGCCGTTGGCAGTGCCGGGGTGGGCGCCGAGCGCCTGGATCTGGCCGCCGGCTGCCGCGTGTTCAACGTCGTCGGCCCGCTGGATTACAGCTTCCGCCGCTACACGCTGTACCCGGAACGCACCCCGCAGGTGAGCTGCAACGGTGCCGACCAGCCGCGCCCGGCGCCGCGGCCGCAAGCCGACGACGTGGCCGTGGCCACTTACAACATGGAGCGCTTCTTCGACGACCAGAACGACCCGGCGATCGGCGAGCCGGTACTCACCCCGGCCGCGTTCCAGGCCCGCCTCAACAAGGCCTCGCTGGCGATCCGCAACTATCTGCACACGCCCGACATCCTGGGCACGGTGGAAGTGGAAAACATCAGCGTGCTGCAGACCCTGGCTGCCCGCATCAACGCCGACGCCGTGGCCGCCGGCCAGCAGGATCCCAAGTACGTGGCGTATCTGCAGGAAGGCAATGACGTTGGCGGCATCGACGTCGGCTTCCTGGTCAAGACCGCCGACGTCAGCGGCGGTGTACCGCGCGTCGAAGTGGTTTCGGTGGCGCAGGAAGGCAAGGCCACCACCTGGACCGAACCGGGCGGCGCGGTGAGCCTGCTCAACGACCGCCCGCCGCTGGTGCTCAGCACCCGCGTGCATCAGGCCGACGGCCGCGTGCTGCCGCTGACCACCATCGTGGTGCATCAGCGCTCGCTCAACGGCGCCGAAACCGATGACGCCGCCGGCACCCGCATCCGTGCCAAGCGCCAGGCGCAGGCCAGCTACCTGGCGCGTTTGCTGCAGGCGCGCCAGCAGCTGGATCCGGCCGAACGCGTGCTGGTGATGGGCGACTTCAACGCCTTCGAGTTCAACGATGGCTATGTGGATGCAATGGGCACGGTCACCGGCAAGCCGGCAGCGGATGCGCAGACGGTGGTCAGCGGTGATGGCATCGATCTGGTCGACCCGGACTACACGGACCTGACCTGGTTCAACACACCGGACCAGAGTTACTCGTATGCGTTCGATGGCAACGTGCAGTCGCTTGACCACATCCTGGCCAACGACGCCTTGATGCGCGCATCCAACATCGCCTCGTTGTCGGTGGGCCACGCACGCATCAATGCCGACTTCCCCGGCACCGCGCGCAACGATGCCAACACGCCCACGCGTCTTTCGGATCACGATCCCACCGTGGTGCTGTTACGCATGACGCCGCAGGTGAATGCAGACATGCGCGTGGCAGTTACCGCAGCACGTGATCAGGTGCTCGAAGGCGAGCGCATCGACTACACCGTGGATGTGGAAAACGGCGGTCCGAACAGCGCGGCATTCCCCGCTGTGGCATTGGCGTTTGATGCAGCTGTGAGTCCGCGTGTAACCGCGGCGCCGGGCTGGACTTGCAACCCGCCTGAAACCGGTAGCCAGACCGTGCTCACCTGCACCGCGCCGTCGCTGGCCGCCGGCAACGCGCAGAGCTTCACCGTGCAGCTGGACGCCGGTGCGGACCTGGCGGGCCGCACCCTCACCCTGGCCGCCTCGGTCGCCTCGCAATCGCCCGACCCGCAGCCGGACAACAACACCGACACCGCCAAGGTGGCCGTGCAGGCCCGGTTGCGCAGCGATCTGGCGGTGCGTCTGGAAGGTCCCGCCAGCCTGCCGACCACCGCCTTCAACGCGAGCTATCGCGTGCTGCTGGATAATCGCGGCAACGCACCGGCAACCGGCGTCAGCGTGCGCGTGGAGGGCAACACGCTGTCTGCGCTGTCGCTGCTGGTGCCCCCACGCGGCTGGCGCTGCGACAAGCAGCTGCAGTCGCTGCGCAGTGCGGTGTTCGTCTGCACCACTGCGGCTGCGCTGCAGCCCGGTGCGCAGACCGCCTTCCAGCTGACCGTGGCGACCAAGCCGATCCCGGCCGAACGCGCGGTGCAGGTGCAGGCCACGGCCAGCTCCAGTTCACCGGATGCGAACCCGGCCGACAACGCTGCGCGGATCAGCACTCCAATTGGAGGCGGCGCCGGGCGGCGTTGA
- a CDS encoding tryptophan 2,3-dioxygenase, translating into MPVDKNLRDLEPGIHTDLEGRLTYGGYLRLDQLLSAQQPLSEPAHHDEMLFIIQHQTSELWLKLLAHELRAAIVHLQRDEVWQCRKVLARSKQVLRQLTEQWSVLETLTPSEYMGFRDVLGPSSGFQSLQYRYIEFLLGNKNPQMLQVFAYDPAGQARLREVLEAPSLYEEFLRYLARFGHAIPQQYQARDWTAAHVADDTLRPVFERIYENTDRYWREYSLCEDLVDVETQFQLWRFRHMRTVMRVIGFKRGTGGSSGVGFLQQALALTFFPELFDVRTSVGVDNRPPQGSADAGKR; encoded by the coding sequence ATGCCCGTCGACAAGAACCTGCGTGACCTGGAACCCGGCATCCACACCGATCTGGAAGGGCGGCTGACCTACGGCGGCTACCTGCGCCTGGACCAGTTGCTGAGTGCGCAGCAGCCCTTGTCCGAGCCGGCGCACCACGACGAAATGCTGTTCATCATCCAGCACCAGACCTCCGAGCTGTGGCTGAAACTGCTGGCCCACGAGCTGCGCGCGGCCATCGTGCACCTGCAGCGCGACGAGGTCTGGCAATGCCGCAAGGTGCTGGCGCGCAGCAAGCAGGTGCTGCGCCAGCTGACCGAGCAATGGTCGGTGCTGGAAACGCTGACCCCCAGCGAGTACATGGGCTTTCGCGATGTGCTCGGCCCCTCATCGGGCTTCCAGTCGCTGCAATACCGCTACATCGAGTTCCTGCTGGGCAACAAGAATCCGCAGATGCTGCAGGTGTTCGCCTATGACCCTGCCGGCCAGGCACGGCTGCGCGAAGTACTGGAAGCCCCGAGCCTGTACGAGGAATTCCTGCGCTACCTGGCGCGCTTCGGGCATGCGATTCCGCAGCAATACCAGGCCCGCGACTGGACCGCTGCGCACGTGGCCGACGACACGCTGCGGCCGGTGTTCGAGCGCATCTACGAAAATACCGACCGCTACTGGCGCGAATATTCGCTGTGCGAAGACCTGGTGGATGTGGAAACCCAGTTCCAGCTGTGGCGCTTCCGGCACATGCGCACGGTGATGCGGGTGATCGGCTTCAAACGCGGCACCGGCGGCTCCAGTGGCGTGGGGTTCCTGCAGCAGGCCCTGGCACTGACCTTCTTCCCGGAGCTGTTCGACGTGCGTACGTCCGTAGGCGTGGACAACCGACCGCCGCAGGGGAGTGCGGACGCTGGGAAGCGCTGA